From a single Chlorocebus sabaeus isolate Y175 chromosome X, mChlSab1.0.hap1, whole genome shotgun sequence genomic region:
- the GPKOW gene encoding G-patch domain and KOW motifs-containing protein, whose translation MADSEEGVLPLTAASTAPISFGFTRTSARRRLADSGDGARPSPEEKDFLKTVEGRELQSVKPQEAPKELVIPLIQNGHRRQSPARPPGPSTDTEALADGVLSQAVKELIEESKKSLEERENAGVDPTLAIPMIQKGCTPSEEGADSEPQAETVPEEANYEAVPVEAYGLAMLRGMGWKPGEGIGRTFNQVVKPRVNSLRPKGLGLGANLTESQALTPTGPSHMPRPDEEQEKDKEDQPQGLVPGGAVVVLSGPHRGLYGKVEGLDPDNVRAMVRLAVGSRVVTVSEYCLRPVSQQEFNKNTLDLRQQNGTASSRKTLRNQELHVQQDNSERKRKHLPDRLDGPAAKSEKAAPRSQHWLHRDLRVRFVDKMYKGGQYYNTKMIIEDVLSPDTCVCRTDEGRVLEGLRENMLETLVPKAEGDRVMVVLGPQAGRVGHLLSRDRARSRALVQLPRENQVVELHYDAICQYMGPSDTDDD comes from the exons ATGGCTGACTCCGAAGAGGGTGTTTTGCCGCTGACGGCTGCTTCCACTGCCCCAATTTCATTCGGCTTCACTCGCACGTCCGCACGGAGGCGGCTGGCCGACTCGGGAGACGGCGCGAGGCCATCTCCGGAGGAGAAGGATTTCTTGAAAACCGTGGAAGGGAGGGAGCTGCAGAG TGTGAAGCCCCAGGAAGCCCCCAAGGAACTCGTCATCCCTTTGATCCAGAATGGCCATCGCAGGCAGTCACCAGCCCGGCCCCCTGGGCCATCCACAGATACTGAGGCCTTGGCAGATGGGGTGCTGTCCCAGGCTGTGAAGGAGCTCATTGAGG AATCCAAGAAGTctctggaagagagagagaatgcggGTGTCGACCCCACGCTCGCTATCCCCATGATCCAGAAAGGATGCACCCCCAGCGAGGAAGGGGCAGACAGCGAACCCCAGGCAGAGACA GTGCCAGAGGAGGCTAATTATGAGGCGGTCCCCGTGGAGGCCTATGGGCTGGCCATGCTGCGGGGCATGGGCTGGAAACCTGGCGAGGGCATCGGCCGCACCTTCAATCA AGTAGTGAAGCCCCGTGTCAACTCACTGAGGCCCAAGGGGTTAGGGCTGGGTGCCAACCTGACTGAGTCCCAGGCCTTGACCCCCACCGGCCCCTCCCACATGCCAAGGCCAGATGAGGAGCAAGAGAAGGACAAGGAAGATCAGCCTCAAGGGCTGGTGCCAGGAGGAGCTGTGGTGGTTCTTTCTGGCCCTCACCGAGGCCTCTATGGGAAG GTGGAAGGCCTCGATCCTGACAATGTTCGGGCCATGGTTCGTCTGGCTGTGGGGAGCCGGGTGGTGACTGTTAGTGAGTACTGCCTGCGGCCTGTCTCCCAGCAGGAGTTTAACAAGAACACCTTGGACCTCA GGCAACAGAATGGAACTGCCTCATCACGGAAGACCCTCCGGAATCAAGAACTCCACGTCCAGCAGGACAACTCAGAGAGGAAGCGGAAACACCTTCCAGACCG ACTGGATGGGCCTGCAGCCAAGAGTGAGAAAGCAGCCCCCAGGAGTCAGCACTGGTTGCACAGGGACCTGCGCGTGCGGTTTGTGGACAAGATGTACAAAGGAGGCCAATATTACAACACCAAG ATGATAATTGAAGATGTCCTAAGCCCAGATACCTGTGTATGTCGGACAGATGAAGGCCGAGTCCTGGAAG GCCTGAGGGAAAACATGCTGGAGACCCTGGTTCCCAAGGCAGAGGGTGACCGTGTGATGGTCGTGCTGGGCCCACAGGCTGGAAGG GTGGGACATTTGCTGAGCCGGGACAGAGCACGGAGCCGGGCTTTGGTGCAACTGCCAAGAGAAAATCAGGTGGTGGAGCTTCACTACGATGCCATCTGCCAGTACATGGGCCCTAGTGACACAGATGATGACTGA